In Cherax quadricarinatus isolate ZL_2023a chromosome 91, ASM3850222v1, whole genome shotgun sequence, a single window of DNA contains:
- the LOC128704883 gene encoding transmembrane protein 47 isoform X3 — MAPTATIETISIVRPLKVIALVCGIITAFLMVLALASSDWLLAVGWRQGLFEHCIELDAPKPLPFQINAKPGCHTARDEPYIMASAALCVICLLLDVIATVMTGLGLSNNDPTVKTRYYRIAVWVMTLALIAILVALILYPVFFAQELELGNRTLWEFGWAYGVGWGAAIFLFGAVVLLLCDQEEEEIYYKERTIIHAENDSRA, encoded by the exons GTGATAGCACTGGTGTGCGGTATCATCACAGCCTTCCTGATGGTCCTGGCCCTGGCTTCCTCAGACTGGCTGCTGGCTGTTGGCTGGCGACAAGGTCTCTTCGAGCACTGTATTGAACTCGACGCTCCCAAGCCCCTGCCCTTCCAGATTAACGCCAAGCCTGGCTGCCACACTGCCAGAGACGAAC CATACATCATGGCTAGTGCAGCGCTGTGCGTCATCTGCTTGCTGCTGGACGTCATTGCCACGGTTATGACTGGTCTGGGACTGAGCAATAATGACCCCACAGTAAAGACTCGTTACTATCGCATCGCCGTCTGGGTCATGACCCTCGCAT TGATTGCCATTCTGGTTGCCCTAATCTTGTACCCAGTGTTCTTTGCCCAGGAGCTAGAGCTTG GAAACCGTACATTGTGGGAATTTGGCTGGGCATATGGTGTAGGATGGGGAGCAGCAATCTTCCTGTTTGGTGCTGTAGTGCTGTTACTGTGTGACCAGGAAGAGGAAGAAATCTATTACAAGGAACGCACCATCATCCATGCAGAAAATGATTCTAg GGCCTAA
- the LOC128704883 gene encoding p53 apoptosis effector related to PMP-22 isoform X4 has product MAGGSQCSALSAAVIALVCGIITAFLMVLALASSDWLLAVGWRQGLFEHCIELDAPKPLPFQINAKPGCHTARDEPYIMASAALCVICLLLDVIATVMTGLGLSNNDPTVKTRYYRIAVWVMTLALIAILVALILYPVFFAQELELGNRTLWEFGWAYGVGWGAAIFLFGAVVLLLCDQEEEEIYYKERTIIHAENDSRA; this is encoded by the exons GTGATAGCACTGGTGTGCGGTATCATCACAGCCTTCCTGATGGTCCTGGCCCTGGCTTCCTCAGACTGGCTGCTGGCTGTTGGCTGGCGACAAGGTCTCTTCGAGCACTGTATTGAACTCGACGCTCCCAAGCCCCTGCCCTTCCAGATTAACGCCAAGCCTGGCTGCCACACTGCCAGAGACGAAC CATACATCATGGCTAGTGCAGCGCTGTGCGTCATCTGCTTGCTGCTGGACGTCATTGCCACGGTTATGACTGGTCTGGGACTGAGCAATAATGACCCCACAGTAAAGACTCGTTACTATCGCATCGCCGTCTGGGTCATGACCCTCGCAT TGATTGCCATTCTGGTTGCCCTAATCTTGTACCCAGTGTTCTTTGCCCAGGAGCTAGAGCTTG GAAACCGTACATTGTGGGAATTTGGCTGGGCATATGGTGTAGGATGGGGAGCAGCAATCTTCCTGTTTGGTGCTGTAGTGCTGTTACTGTGTGACCAGGAAGAGGAAGAAATCTATTACAAGGAACGCACCATCATCCATGCAGAAAATGATTCTAg GGCCTAA
- the LOC128704883 gene encoding p53 apoptosis effector related to PMP-22 isoform X2: MCTLRLCLVHMMYNSINVVIALVCGIITAFLMVLALASSDWLLAVGWRQGLFEHCIELDAPKPLPFQINAKPGCHTARDEPYIMASAALCVICLLLDVIATVMTGLGLSNNDPTVKTRYYRIAVWVMTLALIAILVALILYPVFFAQELELGNRTLWEFGWAYGVGWGAAIFLFGAVVLLLCDQEEEEIYYKERTIIHAENDSRA, from the exons GTGATAGCACTGGTGTGCGGTATCATCACAGCCTTCCTGATGGTCCTGGCCCTGGCTTCCTCAGACTGGCTGCTGGCTGTTGGCTGGCGACAAGGTCTCTTCGAGCACTGTATTGAACTCGACGCTCCCAAGCCCCTGCCCTTCCAGATTAACGCCAAGCCTGGCTGCCACACTGCCAGAGACGAAC CATACATCATGGCTAGTGCAGCGCTGTGCGTCATCTGCTTGCTGCTGGACGTCATTGCCACGGTTATGACTGGTCTGGGACTGAGCAATAATGACCCCACAGTAAAGACTCGTTACTATCGCATCGCCGTCTGGGTCATGACCCTCGCAT TGATTGCCATTCTGGTTGCCCTAATCTTGTACCCAGTGTTCTTTGCCCAGGAGCTAGAGCTTG GAAACCGTACATTGTGGGAATTTGGCTGGGCATATGGTGTAGGATGGGGAGCAGCAATCTTCCTGTTTGGTGCTGTAGTGCTGTTACTGTGTGACCAGGAAGAGGAAGAAATCTATTACAAGGAACGCACCATCATCCATGCAGAAAATGATTCTAg GGCCTAA